In a single window of the Manis pentadactyla isolate mManPen7 chromosome 14, mManPen7.hap1, whole genome shotgun sequence genome:
- the PLCD1 gene encoding 1-phosphatidylinositol 4,5-bisphosphate phosphodiesterase delta-1 isoform X3, which yields MDSGRDFLALHGLQDDKDLQALLKGSQLLKVKSSSWRRERFYKLQEDCKTIWQESRKVMRTPESQLFSIEDIQEVRVGHRTEGLEKFARDVPDDRCFSIIFKDQRSPLDLIAPSPADMQHWVQGLRKIIQHSGSMDQRQKLQHWIHSCLRKADKNKDNKMSFKELQNFLKELNIQVDDSYARKIFRECDHSQTDSLEDEEIEAFYKMLTKRAEIDHTFAEAAGSGETLSVDQLVTFLKHQQREEAAGPALALSLIERYEPSETAKARRQMTKDGFLMYLLSADGSAFSLAHRRVYQDMDQPLSHYLVSSSHNTYLLEDQLTGPSSTEAYIRALCKGCRCLELDCWDGPGQEPVIYHGYTFTSKILLCDVLRAIRDYAFKASPYPVILSLENHCSLEQQRVMARHLRAILGPMLLGQPLDGVTASLPSPEQLKGKILLKGKKLGGLLPPGGESGPEAIVVSDEDEAAEMEDEAVRSRMPREPRDDKLRLVQELSDMVIYCKSVHFRGFAGPGTPGQAFYEMASFSENRALRLLQESGNSFVRHNVNHLSRIYPAGWRTDSSNYSPVEMWNGGCQIVALNFQTPGPEMDVYHGRFQDNGACGYVLKPAFLRDPNSTFNSRVLAQGPWWTRKRLSVRVISGQQLPKVNKNKNSIVDPKVTVEIHGVGRDTASRQTAVVTNNGFNPWWDTEFEFEVLVPELAFVRFLVEDYDASSKNDFIGQSTIPFCSLKQGYRHVHLLSKTGDQHPSATLFVKVFLQD from the exons ATGGACTCGGGCCGGGACTTCCTGGCCCTGCACG GCCTACAGGATGACAAGGACCTGCAGGCACTGCTGAAGGGCAGCCAGCTGCTGAAGGTGAAGTCCAGCTCCTGGCGGAGGGAGCGCTTCTACAAGCTACAGGAGGACTGCAAGACCATCTGGCAAGAGTCCCGCAAAGTCATGCGGACCCCAGAGTCCCAGCTGT TCTCCATCGAGGACATTCAGGAGGTGCGGGTGGGGCACCGCACAGAGGGCCTGGAGAAGTTTGCCCGTGATGTGCCCGACGACCGCTGCTTCTCCATCATCTTTAAGGACCAGCGCAGCCCACTAGACCTCATCGCCCCCTCACCAGCTGACATGCAGCACTGGGTGCAGGGCCTGCGCAAGATCATCCAGCACTCGGGCTCCATGGACCAGCGGCAGAAACTGCAGCA CTGGATTCACTCTTGCTTGCGAAAAGCTGACAAAAACAAGGATAATAAGATGAGCTTCAAGGAGCTGCAGAACTTCCTGAAAGAGCTCAACATCCAGGTGGATGACAGCTACGCGCGGAAGATCTTCAGG GAATGTGACCACTCCCAGACAGACTCCCTAGAGGACGAGGAGATTGAGGCTTTCTACAAGATGCTCACCAAGCGGGCGGAGATTGACCACACCTTTGCGGAGGCAGCGGGCTCGGGGGAGACCCTTTCGGTGGATCAGTTAGTGACGTTCCTGAAGCACCAAcagcgggaggaggcagcagggcctGCGCTGGCCCTGTCCCTCATTGAGCGCTACGAGCCCAGCGAGACTG CCAAGGCGCGGCGGCAGATGACTAAGGACGGCTTCCTCATGTACCTGCTGTCGGCCGACGGCAGCGCCTTCAGCCTGGCGCACCGGCGGGTCTACCAGGACATGGACCAGCCGCTCAGCCACTACCTGGTGTCCTCGTCCCACAACACCTACCTGCTGGAGGACCAGCTCACCGGGCCCAGCAGCACCGAAGCCTACATCCG GGCGCTGTGCAAAGGCTGCCGCTGCCTGGAGCTGGACTGCTGGGACGGGCCCGGCCAGGAGCCGGTCATCTACCACGGCTACACCTTCACCTCCAAGATCCTCTTGTGCGACGTGCTCAGGGCCATCCGGGACTACGCCTTCAAG GCATCCCCCTACCCCGTCATCCTGTCGCTGGAGAACCACTGCAGCCTGGAGCAGCAGCGCGTGATGGCGCGGCACCTGCGCGCCATCCTGGGCCCGATGCTGTTGGGCCAGCCGCTGGACGGGGTCACGGCCAGCCTGCCCTCCCCAGAG CAACTGAAGGGGAAGATCTTGCTGAAGGGGAAGAAGCTTGGGGGGCTTCTGCCCCCAGGAGGGGAAAGCGGCCCAGAGGCCATCGTCGTGTCGGACGAGGACGAGGCTGCTGAGATGGAGGACGAGGCAGTGAGGAGCCGCATGCCGCGCGAGCCCAGG GACGACAAGCTCAGGCTAGTGCAGGAGCTCTCCGATATGGTCATTTACTGTAAGAGTGTCCACTTCCGGGGCTTCGCCGGGCCCGGCACCCCGGGCCAGGCTTTCTATGAGATGGCGTCCTTCTCTGAGAACCGTGCCCTCCGGCTGCTGCAAGAATCGG GAAACAGCTTTGTCCGCCACAACGTGAATCACCTGAGCAGGATCTACCCCGCTGGATGGAGGACCGACTCCTCCAACTACAGTCCCGTGGAGATGTGGAATGGAGGCTGCCAGATCG TGGCCCTGAATTTCCAGACACCTGGGCCAGAGATGGACGTGTACCATGGCCGCTTCCAGGACAATGGGGCCTGTGGATACGTGCTGAAGCCTGCCTTCCTGCGAGACCCCAATTCCACCTTCAACTCTCGTGTCCTGGCACAGGGGCCCTGGTGGACTCGGAAGCGGCTCAGTGTCAGG GTCATCTCAGGGCAGCAGCTGCCAAAAGTCAACAAGAATAAGAATTCGATTGTGGACCCCAAAGTGACGGTGGAGATCCACGGCGTGGGCCGGGACACGGCCAGCCGCCAGACCGCTGTAGTCACCAATAACG GCTTCAACCCGTGGTGGGACACGGAGTTTGAGTTTGAGGTGCTTGTGCCTGAGCTTGCCTTCGTGCGCTTCCTGGTGGAGGATTATGACGCCTCCTCCAAGAATGACTTCATCGGCCAGAGCACCATCCCCTTCTGCAGTCTCAAGCAGG GGTACCGCCACGTCCACCTCTTGTCCAAGACGGGGGACCAGCACCCATCCGCCACCCTCTTTGTGAAGGTGTTCCTCCAGGACTAG
- the PLCD1 gene encoding 1-phosphatidylinositol 4,5-bisphosphate phosphodiesterase delta-1 isoform X2 — MAPPLLARSRLPGIRPAPLSSGCSSPPAGGPLELCPHPAPRAAGRGVAMQCLGGRSRSAERSLQEQSLRVAALNGQRLGLQDDKDLQALLKGSQLLKVKSSSWRRERFYKLQEDCKTIWQESRKVMRTPESQLFSIEDIQEVRVGHRTEGLEKFARDVPDDRCFSIIFKDQRSPLDLIAPSPADMQHWVQGLRKIIQHSGSMDQRQKLQHWIHSCLRKADKNKDNKMSFKELQNFLKELNIQECDHSQTDSLEDEEIEAFYKMLTKRAEIDHTFAEAAGSGETLSVDQLVTFLKHQQREEAAGPALALSLIERYEPSETAKARRQMTKDGFLMYLLSADGSAFSLAHRRVYQDMDQPLSHYLVSSSHNTYLLEDQLTGPSSTEAYIRALCKGCRCLELDCWDGPGQEPVIYHGYTFTSKILLCDVLRAIRDYAFKASPYPVILSLENHCSLEQQRVMARHLRAILGPMLLGQPLDGVTASLPSPEQLKGKILLKGKKLGGLLPPGGESGPEAIVVSDEDEAAEMEDEAVRSRMPREPRDDKLRLVQELSDMVIYCKSVHFRGFAGPGTPGQAFYEMASFSENRALRLLQESGNSFVRHNVNHLSRIYPAGWRTDSSNYSPVEMWNGGCQIVALNFQTPGPEMDVYHGRFQDNGACGYVLKPAFLRDPNSTFNSRVLAQGPWWTRKRLSVRVISGQQLPKVNKNKNSIVDPKVTVEIHGVGRDTASRQTAVVTNNGFNPWWDTEFEFEVLVPELAFVRFLVEDYDASSKNDFIGQSTIPFCSLKQGYRHVHLLSKTGDQHPSATLFVKVFLQD, encoded by the exons ATGGCCCCGCCCCTGCTGGCCCGGTCCCGCCTCCCGGGCATTCGCCCCGCCCCGCTCAGCTCCGGCTGCTCCTCGCCCCCGGCGGGCGGGCCTCTCGAGCTCTGTCCCCATCCAGCTCCGCGGGCAGCAGGGCGTGGGGTCGCCATGCAGTGCCTGGGGGGCCGGAGCCGCTCCGCGGAGCGCTCCCTGCAGGAGCAGAGCCTCAGGGTGGCGGCGCTCAATGGGCAGCGGCTGG GCCTACAGGATGACAAGGACCTGCAGGCACTGCTGAAGGGCAGCCAGCTGCTGAAGGTGAAGTCCAGCTCCTGGCGGAGGGAGCGCTTCTACAAGCTACAGGAGGACTGCAAGACCATCTGGCAAGAGTCCCGCAAAGTCATGCGGACCCCAGAGTCCCAGCTGT TCTCCATCGAGGACATTCAGGAGGTGCGGGTGGGGCACCGCACAGAGGGCCTGGAGAAGTTTGCCCGTGATGTGCCCGACGACCGCTGCTTCTCCATCATCTTTAAGGACCAGCGCAGCCCACTAGACCTCATCGCCCCCTCACCAGCTGACATGCAGCACTGGGTGCAGGGCCTGCGCAAGATCATCCAGCACTCGGGCTCCATGGACCAGCGGCAGAAACTGCAGCA CTGGATTCACTCTTGCTTGCGAAAAGCTGACAAAAACAAGGATAATAAGATGAGCTTCAAGGAGCTGCAGAACTTCCTGAAAGAGCTCAACATCCAG GAATGTGACCACTCCCAGACAGACTCCCTAGAGGACGAGGAGATTGAGGCTTTCTACAAGATGCTCACCAAGCGGGCGGAGATTGACCACACCTTTGCGGAGGCAGCGGGCTCGGGGGAGACCCTTTCGGTGGATCAGTTAGTGACGTTCCTGAAGCACCAAcagcgggaggaggcagcagggcctGCGCTGGCCCTGTCCCTCATTGAGCGCTACGAGCCCAGCGAGACTG CCAAGGCGCGGCGGCAGATGACTAAGGACGGCTTCCTCATGTACCTGCTGTCGGCCGACGGCAGCGCCTTCAGCCTGGCGCACCGGCGGGTCTACCAGGACATGGACCAGCCGCTCAGCCACTACCTGGTGTCCTCGTCCCACAACACCTACCTGCTGGAGGACCAGCTCACCGGGCCCAGCAGCACCGAAGCCTACATCCG GGCGCTGTGCAAAGGCTGCCGCTGCCTGGAGCTGGACTGCTGGGACGGGCCCGGCCAGGAGCCGGTCATCTACCACGGCTACACCTTCACCTCCAAGATCCTCTTGTGCGACGTGCTCAGGGCCATCCGGGACTACGCCTTCAAG GCATCCCCCTACCCCGTCATCCTGTCGCTGGAGAACCACTGCAGCCTGGAGCAGCAGCGCGTGATGGCGCGGCACCTGCGCGCCATCCTGGGCCCGATGCTGTTGGGCCAGCCGCTGGACGGGGTCACGGCCAGCCTGCCCTCCCCAGAG CAACTGAAGGGGAAGATCTTGCTGAAGGGGAAGAAGCTTGGGGGGCTTCTGCCCCCAGGAGGGGAAAGCGGCCCAGAGGCCATCGTCGTGTCGGACGAGGACGAGGCTGCTGAGATGGAGGACGAGGCAGTGAGGAGCCGCATGCCGCGCGAGCCCAGG GACGACAAGCTCAGGCTAGTGCAGGAGCTCTCCGATATGGTCATTTACTGTAAGAGTGTCCACTTCCGGGGCTTCGCCGGGCCCGGCACCCCGGGCCAGGCTTTCTATGAGATGGCGTCCTTCTCTGAGAACCGTGCCCTCCGGCTGCTGCAAGAATCGG GAAACAGCTTTGTCCGCCACAACGTGAATCACCTGAGCAGGATCTACCCCGCTGGATGGAGGACCGACTCCTCCAACTACAGTCCCGTGGAGATGTGGAATGGAGGCTGCCAGATCG TGGCCCTGAATTTCCAGACACCTGGGCCAGAGATGGACGTGTACCATGGCCGCTTCCAGGACAATGGGGCCTGTGGATACGTGCTGAAGCCTGCCTTCCTGCGAGACCCCAATTCCACCTTCAACTCTCGTGTCCTGGCACAGGGGCCCTGGTGGACTCGGAAGCGGCTCAGTGTCAGG GTCATCTCAGGGCAGCAGCTGCCAAAAGTCAACAAGAATAAGAATTCGATTGTGGACCCCAAAGTGACGGTGGAGATCCACGGCGTGGGCCGGGACACGGCCAGCCGCCAGACCGCTGTAGTCACCAATAACG GCTTCAACCCGTGGTGGGACACGGAGTTTGAGTTTGAGGTGCTTGTGCCTGAGCTTGCCTTCGTGCGCTTCCTGGTGGAGGATTATGACGCCTCCTCCAAGAATGACTTCATCGGCCAGAGCACCATCCCCTTCTGCAGTCTCAAGCAGG GGTACCGCCACGTCCACCTCTTGTCCAAGACGGGGGACCAGCACCCATCCGCCACCCTCTTTGTGAAGGTGTTCCTCCAGGACTAG
- the PLCD1 gene encoding 1-phosphatidylinositol 4,5-bisphosphate phosphodiesterase delta-1 isoform X1, whose protein sequence is MAPPLLARSRLPGIRPAPLSSGCSSPPAGGPLELCPHPAPRAAGRGVAMQCLGGRSRSAERSLQEQSLRVAALNGQRLGLQDDKDLQALLKGSQLLKVKSSSWRRERFYKLQEDCKTIWQESRKVMRTPESQLFSIEDIQEVRVGHRTEGLEKFARDVPDDRCFSIIFKDQRSPLDLIAPSPADMQHWVQGLRKIIQHSGSMDQRQKLQHWIHSCLRKADKNKDNKMSFKELQNFLKELNIQVDDSYARKIFRECDHSQTDSLEDEEIEAFYKMLTKRAEIDHTFAEAAGSGETLSVDQLVTFLKHQQREEAAGPALALSLIERYEPSETAKARRQMTKDGFLMYLLSADGSAFSLAHRRVYQDMDQPLSHYLVSSSHNTYLLEDQLTGPSSTEAYIRALCKGCRCLELDCWDGPGQEPVIYHGYTFTSKILLCDVLRAIRDYAFKASPYPVILSLENHCSLEQQRVMARHLRAILGPMLLGQPLDGVTASLPSPEQLKGKILLKGKKLGGLLPPGGESGPEAIVVSDEDEAAEMEDEAVRSRMPREPRDDKLRLVQELSDMVIYCKSVHFRGFAGPGTPGQAFYEMASFSENRALRLLQESGNSFVRHNVNHLSRIYPAGWRTDSSNYSPVEMWNGGCQIVALNFQTPGPEMDVYHGRFQDNGACGYVLKPAFLRDPNSTFNSRVLAQGPWWTRKRLSVRVISGQQLPKVNKNKNSIVDPKVTVEIHGVGRDTASRQTAVVTNNGFNPWWDTEFEFEVLVPELAFVRFLVEDYDASSKNDFIGQSTIPFCSLKQGYRHVHLLSKTGDQHPSATLFVKVFLQD, encoded by the exons ATGGCCCCGCCCCTGCTGGCCCGGTCCCGCCTCCCGGGCATTCGCCCCGCCCCGCTCAGCTCCGGCTGCTCCTCGCCCCCGGCGGGCGGGCCTCTCGAGCTCTGTCCCCATCCAGCTCCGCGGGCAGCAGGGCGTGGGGTCGCCATGCAGTGCCTGGGGGGCCGGAGCCGCTCCGCGGAGCGCTCCCTGCAGGAGCAGAGCCTCAGGGTGGCGGCGCTCAATGGGCAGCGGCTGG GCCTACAGGATGACAAGGACCTGCAGGCACTGCTGAAGGGCAGCCAGCTGCTGAAGGTGAAGTCCAGCTCCTGGCGGAGGGAGCGCTTCTACAAGCTACAGGAGGACTGCAAGACCATCTGGCAAGAGTCCCGCAAAGTCATGCGGACCCCAGAGTCCCAGCTGT TCTCCATCGAGGACATTCAGGAGGTGCGGGTGGGGCACCGCACAGAGGGCCTGGAGAAGTTTGCCCGTGATGTGCCCGACGACCGCTGCTTCTCCATCATCTTTAAGGACCAGCGCAGCCCACTAGACCTCATCGCCCCCTCACCAGCTGACATGCAGCACTGGGTGCAGGGCCTGCGCAAGATCATCCAGCACTCGGGCTCCATGGACCAGCGGCAGAAACTGCAGCA CTGGATTCACTCTTGCTTGCGAAAAGCTGACAAAAACAAGGATAATAAGATGAGCTTCAAGGAGCTGCAGAACTTCCTGAAAGAGCTCAACATCCAGGTGGATGACAGCTACGCGCGGAAGATCTTCAGG GAATGTGACCACTCCCAGACAGACTCCCTAGAGGACGAGGAGATTGAGGCTTTCTACAAGATGCTCACCAAGCGGGCGGAGATTGACCACACCTTTGCGGAGGCAGCGGGCTCGGGGGAGACCCTTTCGGTGGATCAGTTAGTGACGTTCCTGAAGCACCAAcagcgggaggaggcagcagggcctGCGCTGGCCCTGTCCCTCATTGAGCGCTACGAGCCCAGCGAGACTG CCAAGGCGCGGCGGCAGATGACTAAGGACGGCTTCCTCATGTACCTGCTGTCGGCCGACGGCAGCGCCTTCAGCCTGGCGCACCGGCGGGTCTACCAGGACATGGACCAGCCGCTCAGCCACTACCTGGTGTCCTCGTCCCACAACACCTACCTGCTGGAGGACCAGCTCACCGGGCCCAGCAGCACCGAAGCCTACATCCG GGCGCTGTGCAAAGGCTGCCGCTGCCTGGAGCTGGACTGCTGGGACGGGCCCGGCCAGGAGCCGGTCATCTACCACGGCTACACCTTCACCTCCAAGATCCTCTTGTGCGACGTGCTCAGGGCCATCCGGGACTACGCCTTCAAG GCATCCCCCTACCCCGTCATCCTGTCGCTGGAGAACCACTGCAGCCTGGAGCAGCAGCGCGTGATGGCGCGGCACCTGCGCGCCATCCTGGGCCCGATGCTGTTGGGCCAGCCGCTGGACGGGGTCACGGCCAGCCTGCCCTCCCCAGAG CAACTGAAGGGGAAGATCTTGCTGAAGGGGAAGAAGCTTGGGGGGCTTCTGCCCCCAGGAGGGGAAAGCGGCCCAGAGGCCATCGTCGTGTCGGACGAGGACGAGGCTGCTGAGATGGAGGACGAGGCAGTGAGGAGCCGCATGCCGCGCGAGCCCAGG GACGACAAGCTCAGGCTAGTGCAGGAGCTCTCCGATATGGTCATTTACTGTAAGAGTGTCCACTTCCGGGGCTTCGCCGGGCCCGGCACCCCGGGCCAGGCTTTCTATGAGATGGCGTCCTTCTCTGAGAACCGTGCCCTCCGGCTGCTGCAAGAATCGG GAAACAGCTTTGTCCGCCACAACGTGAATCACCTGAGCAGGATCTACCCCGCTGGATGGAGGACCGACTCCTCCAACTACAGTCCCGTGGAGATGTGGAATGGAGGCTGCCAGATCG TGGCCCTGAATTTCCAGACACCTGGGCCAGAGATGGACGTGTACCATGGCCGCTTCCAGGACAATGGGGCCTGTGGATACGTGCTGAAGCCTGCCTTCCTGCGAGACCCCAATTCCACCTTCAACTCTCGTGTCCTGGCACAGGGGCCCTGGTGGACTCGGAAGCGGCTCAGTGTCAGG GTCATCTCAGGGCAGCAGCTGCCAAAAGTCAACAAGAATAAGAATTCGATTGTGGACCCCAAAGTGACGGTGGAGATCCACGGCGTGGGCCGGGACACGGCCAGCCGCCAGACCGCTGTAGTCACCAATAACG GCTTCAACCCGTGGTGGGACACGGAGTTTGAGTTTGAGGTGCTTGTGCCTGAGCTTGCCTTCGTGCGCTTCCTGGTGGAGGATTATGACGCCTCCTCCAAGAATGACTTCATCGGCCAGAGCACCATCCCCTTCTGCAGTCTCAAGCAGG GGTACCGCCACGTCCACCTCTTGTCCAAGACGGGGGACCAGCACCCATCCGCCACCCTCTTTGTGAAGGTGTTCCTCCAGGACTAG
- the PLCD1 gene encoding 1-phosphatidylinositol 4,5-bisphosphate phosphodiesterase delta-1 isoform X5, giving the protein MAPPLLARSRLPGIRPAPLSSGCSSPPAGGPLELCPHPAPRAAGRGVAMQCLGGRSRSAERSLQEQSLRVAALNGQRLGLQDDKDLQALLKGSQLLKVKSSSWRRERFYKLQEDCKTIWQESRKVMRTPESQLFSIEDIQEVRVGHRTEGLEKFARDVPDDRCFSIIFKDQRSPLDLIAPSPADMQHWVQGLRKIIQHSGSMDQRQKLQHWIHSCLRKADKNKDNKMSFKELQNFLKELNIQVDDSYARKIFRECDHSQTDSLEDEEIEAFYKMLTKRAEIDHTFAEAAGSGETLSVDQLVTFLKHQQREEAAGPALALSLIERYEPSETAKARRQMTKDGFLMYLLSADGSAFSLAHRRVYQDMDQPLSHYLVSSSHNTYLLEDQLTGPSSTEAYIRALCKGCRCLELDCWDGPGQEPVIYHGYTFTSKILLCDVLRAIRDYAFKASPYPVILSLENHCSLEQQRVMARHLRAILGPMLLGQPLDGVTASLPSPEQLKGKILLKGKKLGGLLPPGGESGPEAIVVSDEDEAAEMEDEAVRSRMPREPRDDKLRLVQELSDMVIYCKSVHFRGFAGPGTPGQAFYEMASFSENRALRLLQESGNSFVRHNVNHLSRIYPAGWRTDSSNYSPVEMWNGGCQIGSEIPSSAHQSSELWRGM; this is encoded by the exons ATGGCCCCGCCCCTGCTGGCCCGGTCCCGCCTCCCGGGCATTCGCCCCGCCCCGCTCAGCTCCGGCTGCTCCTCGCCCCCGGCGGGCGGGCCTCTCGAGCTCTGTCCCCATCCAGCTCCGCGGGCAGCAGGGCGTGGGGTCGCCATGCAGTGCCTGGGGGGCCGGAGCCGCTCCGCGGAGCGCTCCCTGCAGGAGCAGAGCCTCAGGGTGGCGGCGCTCAATGGGCAGCGGCTGG GCCTACAGGATGACAAGGACCTGCAGGCACTGCTGAAGGGCAGCCAGCTGCTGAAGGTGAAGTCCAGCTCCTGGCGGAGGGAGCGCTTCTACAAGCTACAGGAGGACTGCAAGACCATCTGGCAAGAGTCCCGCAAAGTCATGCGGACCCCAGAGTCCCAGCTGT TCTCCATCGAGGACATTCAGGAGGTGCGGGTGGGGCACCGCACAGAGGGCCTGGAGAAGTTTGCCCGTGATGTGCCCGACGACCGCTGCTTCTCCATCATCTTTAAGGACCAGCGCAGCCCACTAGACCTCATCGCCCCCTCACCAGCTGACATGCAGCACTGGGTGCAGGGCCTGCGCAAGATCATCCAGCACTCGGGCTCCATGGACCAGCGGCAGAAACTGCAGCA CTGGATTCACTCTTGCTTGCGAAAAGCTGACAAAAACAAGGATAATAAGATGAGCTTCAAGGAGCTGCAGAACTTCCTGAAAGAGCTCAACATCCAGGTGGATGACAGCTACGCGCGGAAGATCTTCAGG GAATGTGACCACTCCCAGACAGACTCCCTAGAGGACGAGGAGATTGAGGCTTTCTACAAGATGCTCACCAAGCGGGCGGAGATTGACCACACCTTTGCGGAGGCAGCGGGCTCGGGGGAGACCCTTTCGGTGGATCAGTTAGTGACGTTCCTGAAGCACCAAcagcgggaggaggcagcagggcctGCGCTGGCCCTGTCCCTCATTGAGCGCTACGAGCCCAGCGAGACTG CCAAGGCGCGGCGGCAGATGACTAAGGACGGCTTCCTCATGTACCTGCTGTCGGCCGACGGCAGCGCCTTCAGCCTGGCGCACCGGCGGGTCTACCAGGACATGGACCAGCCGCTCAGCCACTACCTGGTGTCCTCGTCCCACAACACCTACCTGCTGGAGGACCAGCTCACCGGGCCCAGCAGCACCGAAGCCTACATCCG GGCGCTGTGCAAAGGCTGCCGCTGCCTGGAGCTGGACTGCTGGGACGGGCCCGGCCAGGAGCCGGTCATCTACCACGGCTACACCTTCACCTCCAAGATCCTCTTGTGCGACGTGCTCAGGGCCATCCGGGACTACGCCTTCAAG GCATCCCCCTACCCCGTCATCCTGTCGCTGGAGAACCACTGCAGCCTGGAGCAGCAGCGCGTGATGGCGCGGCACCTGCGCGCCATCCTGGGCCCGATGCTGTTGGGCCAGCCGCTGGACGGGGTCACGGCCAGCCTGCCCTCCCCAGAG CAACTGAAGGGGAAGATCTTGCTGAAGGGGAAGAAGCTTGGGGGGCTTCTGCCCCCAGGAGGGGAAAGCGGCCCAGAGGCCATCGTCGTGTCGGACGAGGACGAGGCTGCTGAGATGGAGGACGAGGCAGTGAGGAGCCGCATGCCGCGCGAGCCCAGG GACGACAAGCTCAGGCTAGTGCAGGAGCTCTCCGATATGGTCATTTACTGTAAGAGTGTCCACTTCCGGGGCTTCGCCGGGCCCGGCACCCCGGGCCAGGCTTTCTATGAGATGGCGTCCTTCTCTGAGAACCGTGCCCTCCGGCTGCTGCAAGAATCGG GAAACAGCTTTGTCCGCCACAACGTGAATCACCTGAGCAGGATCTACCCCGCTGGATGGAGGACCGACTCCTCCAACTACAGTCCCGTGGAGATGTGGAATGGAGGCTGCCAGATCG GGTCTGAAATCCCATCCTCAGCACACCAGTCCTCTGAATTATGGCGAGGAATGTGA